A genomic window from Lotus japonicus ecotype B-129 chromosome 1, LjGifu_v1.2 includes:
- the LOC130728352 gene encoding riboflavin biosynthesis protein PYRR, chloroplastic isoform X1: protein MMALSCFTPIIAKPPSSIICKCTKPSTNHALDAAYIKRAALIADKSAGFTAPHPNFGCVIATPSGDVAGEGYLYAEGTTPAEVQAVTAAGERCRGATAYLNMEPGDCHADSAAVSALLQGGVKRVVIGMRHPLQHHRGNAVRALRGEGLQVDLLGEDLTSKLVEDAQKECLLVNAPLICRATSRIPFSVLKYAMTLDGKIAASSGHASWISSKESRNLVFDLRGRSDAVIVGGNTVRKDNPRLTVRHGGGRMPVRIVMSQTLNLPDEAHLWDTSEVSTMVVTQRGARRSFQKLLASKGVEVVEFDMLNSQDVMEYFHDRGYLSILWECGGTLAASAISSGVIHKVFAFIAPKIIGGKNAPSPVGELGMVEMSQALNLIDVRYEQVGPDMLVSGFLQPLPDMVPVIPSLEETFVVDPTISRYESSIIFFYKTWDPYGAFSNFSPHAIQMPDENGDYVTWSSVEHFYQAHKFVGADDACADCVERIKSAKSPEEAAKIGRSMQRKRPDLVRPGWDNMKIDVMYRALKCKFSMYPHLKSMLLATAGCVLVEASPHDLFWGGGRQGDGLNYLGQLLMKLRSEFLGESSSSEAPSLTV, encoded by the exons ATGATGGCGCTATCGTGTTTCACCCCCATCATCGCGAAACCTCCTTCATCCATTATCTGCAAATGCACCAAACCCTCCACCAACCACGCGCTCGACGCCGCGTACATCAAACGCGCCGCCCTCATCGCCGACAAATCCGCCGGTTTCACTGCACCCCACCCCAACTTCGGCTGCGTCATCGCCACCCCTTCCGGTGATGTCGCCGGCGAGGGATACCTCTACGCGGAGGGAACCACTCCTGCCGAGGTGCAGGCCGTCACCGCCGCCGGAGAGCGATGTCGCGGCGCCACTGCTTACCTCAACATGGAACCCGGCGACTGCCACGCTGACAGTGCTGCTGTGTCTGCTCTGCTTCAG GGAGGGGTGAAGAGAGTTGTCATTGGAATGAGGCATCCATTGCAGCATCATCGGGGCAATGCCGTGCGTGCACTCAGAGGTGAAGGactgcaagttgatcttcttgGAGAGGATCTCACTAGTAAGCTTGTTGAG GATGCCCAGAAAGAATGTCTTCTTGTCAATGCCCCTTTGATTTGTAGAGCTACTTCGCGCATTCCCTTTTCTGTTCTCAAGTATGCTATGACCCTTGATG GAAAAATTGCTGCTAGCTCTGGCCATGCATCATGGATAAGCAGCAAAGAATCTAGAAATCTAGTTTTTGATCTGCGAGGTAGAAGTGATGCGGTTATTGTGGGAGGAAATACAGTTCGAAAGGACA ATCCAAGACTGACTGTCAGACACGGAGGTGGGCGTATGCCTGTTCGCATTGTAATGTCCCAGACTCTCAATCTTCCAGATGAAGCGCATCTATGGGACACTTCTGAGGTTTCTACCATGGTTGTAACACAGAGGGGTGCAAGGAGGAGTTTCCAGAAGCTGCTTGCATCTAAAGGAGTTGAAGTAGTGGAGTTTGACATGTTAAATTCCCAAGATGTTATGGAGTACTTTCATGATCGTGGGTATCTTTCAATTTTATGGGAATGTGGAGGAACATTGGCTGCCTCTGCTATTTCATCCGGAGTAATTCACAAG GTTTTTGCATTTATTGCTCCTAAAATTATTGGTGGAAAGAATGCACCATCTCCCGTGGGTGAACTTGGGATGGTTGAGATGTCACAGGCTTTAAATCTAATTGATGTTCGCTATGAACAG GTTGGTCCTGACATGCTTGTTAGTGGATTTCTTCAGCCCTTACCAGACATGGTACCTGTAATCCCATCACTGGAGGAAACTTTTGTTGTTGATCCTACTATCTCGCGATACGAGTCTAGCATCATATTTTTCTATAAAACATGGGATCCTTACGGTGCATTTTCAAATTTCTCTCCTCATGCCATTCAAATGCCTGATGAAAATGGTGATTATGTGACTTGGTCAAGTGTGGAGCATTTTTACCAG GCACACAAGTTTGTTGGGGCGGATGATGCTTGTGCAGATTGTGTTGAAAGGATTAAATCTGCAAAAAGTCCAGAAGAGGCTGCAAAAATAGGAAGGTCAATGCAAAGGAAACGTCCAGATCTG GTAAGGCCTGGCTGGGACAACATGAAGATTGATGTCATGTACAGAGCACTGAAATGCAAGTTCTCAATGTACCCACATTTGAAATCGATGCTGCTTGCAACTGCTGGTTGTGTTCTAGTTGAGGCTTCACCACATGATCTGTTCTGGGGTGGGGGGCGACAGGGAGATGGCTTAAATTATCTTGGCCAACTGTTGATGAAATTGAGATCAGAGTTTCTTGGAGAATCTTCATCAAGTGAGGCCCCTAGTTTAACTGTATAG
- the LOC130728352 gene encoding riboflavin biosynthesis protein PYRR, chloroplastic isoform X2 has protein sequence MILYVKPNQGGVKRVVIGMRHPLQHHRGNAVRALRGEGLQVDLLGEDLTSKLVEDAQKECLLVNAPLICRATSRIPFSVLKYAMTLDGKIAASSGHASWISSKESRNLVFDLRGRSDAVIVGGNTVRKDNPRLTVRHGGGRMPVRIVMSQTLNLPDEAHLWDTSEVSTMVVTQRGARRSFQKLLASKGVEVVEFDMLNSQDVMEYFHDRGYLSILWECGGTLAASAISSGVIHKVFAFIAPKIIGGKNAPSPVGELGMVEMSQALNLIDVRYEQVGPDMLVSGFLQPLPDMVPVIPSLEETFVVDPTISRYESSIIFFYKTWDPYGAFSNFSPHAIQMPDENGDYVTWSSVEHFYQAHKFVGADDACADCVERIKSAKSPEEAAKIGRSMQRKRPDLVRPGWDNMKIDVMYRALKCKFSMYPHLKSMLLATAGCVLVEASPHDLFWGGGRQGDGLNYLGQLLMKLRSEFLGESSSSEAPSLTV, from the exons ATGATCCTGTATGTGAAACCAAACCAGGGAGGGGTGAAGAGAGTTGTCATTGGAATGAGGCATCCATTGCAGCATCATCGGGGCAATGCCGTGCGTGCACTCAGAGGTGAAGGactgcaagttgatcttcttgGAGAGGATCTCACTAGTAAGCTTGTTGAG GATGCCCAGAAAGAATGTCTTCTTGTCAATGCCCCTTTGATTTGTAGAGCTACTTCGCGCATTCCCTTTTCTGTTCTCAAGTATGCTATGACCCTTGATG GAAAAATTGCTGCTAGCTCTGGCCATGCATCATGGATAAGCAGCAAAGAATCTAGAAATCTAGTTTTTGATCTGCGAGGTAGAAGTGATGCGGTTATTGTGGGAGGAAATACAGTTCGAAAGGACA ATCCAAGACTGACTGTCAGACACGGAGGTGGGCGTATGCCTGTTCGCATTGTAATGTCCCAGACTCTCAATCTTCCAGATGAAGCGCATCTATGGGACACTTCTGAGGTTTCTACCATGGTTGTAACACAGAGGGGTGCAAGGAGGAGTTTCCAGAAGCTGCTTGCATCTAAAGGAGTTGAAGTAGTGGAGTTTGACATGTTAAATTCCCAAGATGTTATGGAGTACTTTCATGATCGTGGGTATCTTTCAATTTTATGGGAATGTGGAGGAACATTGGCTGCCTCTGCTATTTCATCCGGAGTAATTCACAAG GTTTTTGCATTTATTGCTCCTAAAATTATTGGTGGAAAGAATGCACCATCTCCCGTGGGTGAACTTGGGATGGTTGAGATGTCACAGGCTTTAAATCTAATTGATGTTCGCTATGAACAG GTTGGTCCTGACATGCTTGTTAGTGGATTTCTTCAGCCCTTACCAGACATGGTACCTGTAATCCCATCACTGGAGGAAACTTTTGTTGTTGATCCTACTATCTCGCGATACGAGTCTAGCATCATATTTTTCTATAAAACATGGGATCCTTACGGTGCATTTTCAAATTTCTCTCCTCATGCCATTCAAATGCCTGATGAAAATGGTGATTATGTGACTTGGTCAAGTGTGGAGCATTTTTACCAG GCACACAAGTTTGTTGGGGCGGATGATGCTTGTGCAGATTGTGTTGAAAGGATTAAATCTGCAAAAAGTCCAGAAGAGGCTGCAAAAATAGGAAGGTCAATGCAAAGGAAACGTCCAGATCTG GTAAGGCCTGGCTGGGACAACATGAAGATTGATGTCATGTACAGAGCACTGAAATGCAAGTTCTCAATGTACCCACATTTGAAATCGATGCTGCTTGCAACTGCTGGTTGTGTTCTAGTTGAGGCTTCACCACATGATCTGTTCTGGGGTGGGGGGCGACAGGGAGATGGCTTAAATTATCTTGGCCAACTGTTGATGAAATTGAGATCAGAGTTTCTTGGAGAATCTTCATCAAGTGAGGCCCCTAGTTTAACTGTATAG
- the LOC130728354 gene encoding probable protein phosphatase 2C 33 yields MGSCFSAESRSPHPNSPGKRKNSKKRLGSRTSSFEYWRNEPLHRIADRIFLNGSSQVASLFTQQGKKGTNQDAMIVWENFCSRQDTIFCGVFDGHGPYGHMVAKKVRDSLPMKLNAHWEFNASGEESLKELTINTVLSMNSEETPSLSADEESRVSVDAAEETEKHPEIFHTLKESFLKSFKVMDRELKMHQTIDCFCSGTTAVTLVKQGHDLIIGNVGDSRAVLATRDRDDSLVAVQLTVDLKPNLPAEAERIRKCKGRVFALHDEPEVARVWLPNNDSPGLAMARAFGDFCLKDFGLISVPEVSYRRLTDKDEFIVLATDGIWDVLSNKEVVDIVASAPRRSTAARALVESAVRAWRYKYPTSKVDDCAVVCLFLDSDMNKVYSASSHAKSNEPASSGITQVSSNGGDDDDDVSGPPGLARSGTCREVNGNGTTSHDDNNNNEEELKDEEEIDADAEKEWSALEGVSRVNTLLTLPRFVPDKADKAAASEGVRKRK; encoded by the exons ATGGGGTCCTGCTTCTCTGCGGAAAGCAGGAGCCCTCATCCCAATTCACCTGGGAAGCGGAAGAACTCAAAGAAGAGGCTTGGATCAAGGACCTCTTCCTTTGAGTATTGGAGGAATGAGCCACTTCATAGGATTGCTGACAGGATTTTCCTCAATGGCTCAAGCCAAGTTGCCTCCTTGTTCACCCAACAGGGAAAGAAGGGCACCAACCAAGATGCCATGATTGTTTGGGAG AACTTTTGTTCTAGACAAGATACAATTTTCTGTGGAGTTTTTGACGGACATGGTCCATATGGTCACATGGTTGCGAAAAAAGTGAGGGATTCTCTTCCTATGAAACTGAATGCCCATTGGGAATTTAATGCATCTGGTGAGGAATCCCTCAAGGAGCTTACCATTAATACTGTATTAAGCATGAACTCAGAAGAAACTCCCTCTTTATCTGCTGATGAGGAATCCAGGGTATCCGTTGATGCTGCTGAGGAGACAGAAAAGCACCCGGAAATCTTTCACACACTTAAAGAGTCATTTTTGAAGTCATTCAAAGTTATGGATAGAGAACTGAAGATGCACCAAACTATTGATTGCTTCTGTAGTGGCACAACAGCTGTCACTCTGGTTAAGCAG GGTCATGACCTTATAATTGGAAATGTTGGCGACTCTAGAGCGGTGCTGGCTACAAGAGATAGAGATGATTCTCTTGTTGCAGTACAGTTAACTGTGGATCTAAAACCCAATCTCCCTG ctgaagcagagagAATTCGCAAATGTAAAGGCCGAGTTTTTGCTCTTCACGATGAACCTGAAGTTGCTAGAGTCTGGTTGCCAAACAATGATTCCCCCGGCCTTGCTATGGCAAGGGCATTTGGAGATTTTTGTCTGAAAGATTTTGGTCTAATCTCTGTCCCTGAGGTATCATACAGACGCCTCACTGATAAGGATGAGTTTATTGTCTTAGCAACAGATGGG ATTTGGGATGTGCTTTCAAACAAAGAAGTGGTAGACATTGTGGCATCCGCGCCGAGGCGTTCCACCGCAGCGCGAGCACTGGTTGAGTCAGCAGTTAGAGCTTGGAGGTACAAGTATCCAACCTCCAAAGTAGATGATTGTGCTGTGGTTTGCCTATTTCTTGACTCAGACATGAACAAAGTATACAGTGCTTCTTCCCATGCCAAGTCCAATGAGCCGGCTAGTTCTGGGATCACCCAAGTCAGTAGCAATGGTGGTGATGATGACGATGATGTTTCCGGACCTCCTGGTCTAGCAAGGTCAGGAACCTGTAGGGAAGTCAATGGCAATGGTACTACTTCACATGACGATAACAACAACAATGAGGAAGAGTTGAAGGACGAGGAGGAGATAGATGCTGATGCAGAAAAAGAGTGGTCTGCACTTGAAGGAGTATCTCGTGTGAACACTTTGTTAACTCTCCCAAGATTTGTCCCTGACAAAGCAGACAAGGCTGCAGCATCAGAAGGGGTGAGAAAACGCAAATGA
- the LOC130728353 gene encoding serine carboxypeptidase-like 20: protein MELRGMANYHKLLATSSLCIMILFAHLIFFVEAAPAGSLVTKLPGFKGNFPSKHYSGYVNIDGNGENGKNLFYYFVSSERNPGKDPVVLWLNGGPGCSSLDGFVYEHGPFNFQAAKTKGDLPILHINPYSWSKVSNIIYLDSPAGVGLSYSKNSSKYVTDDLQTASDTHAFLFKWFEQFPEFLANPFYLSGESYAGVYVPTLAIEVVKGIQSGKKPLINFKGYMIGNGVTDSKIEDNTFIPFVHGMGLISDNIYEAVEASCKGDYNSHSKNEDDLCSKNMDRVYRALDGLNVYNILEPCYHYPDSAAAKGNGSLLPLSFQQLGVTERPLPVRKRMFGRAWPFRAPVKDGLLTLWPELAQTQTRHVPCVDDEVASSWLNNDAVRKAIHAERDSVAGPWELCTSRIKYYHNTGESMIPYHKNLTKLGYRALIYSGDHDMCVPFTGSEAWTRSLGYKIVDEWRQWRSNNQVAGYLQAYENNLIFLTVKGAGHTVPEYKPREALDFYRRWLEGRPI, encoded by the exons ATGGAATTAAGGGGCATGGCCAATTATCACAAGTTACTAGCAACATCATCACTCTGCATCATGATTTTGTTTGCTcatttgattttctttgttgAAGCTGCCCCTGCAGGCTCTCTCGTCACAAAACTCCCTGGTTTTAAAGGCAATTTCCCATCCAAGCACTACTCCGG ATATGTGAATATTGATGGAAATGGTGAGAATGGGAAGAACTTGTTCTACTACTTTGTGAGTTCAGAGAGAAATCCAGGGAAGGACCCGGTAGTTCTGTGGCTGAATGGTGGACCTGGCTGCTCCAGCTTAGATGGCTTTGTTTATGAACATG GACCATTCAACTTCCAGGCAGCAAAAACAAAAGGGGATCTGCCCATTTTGCATATCAATCCTTACAGCTGGTCCAAG GTGTCCAACATTATATACTTGGATTCACCCGCGGGTGTTGGCCTCTCATACTCAAAGAACTCAAGCAAATATGTTACTGATGACCTACAAACTGCTTCTGACACCCATGCTTTCCTCTTTAAG TGGTTTGAGCAATTTCCCGAATTTCTGGCCAATCCATTTTATTTGTCCGGGGAGTCTTATGCTGGAGTTTACGTGCCCACTCTAGCTATCGAAGTTGTTAAAG GAATCCAAAGTGGTAAAAAGCCCTTGATCAACTTTAAG GGTTACATGATTGGAAATGGGGTCACGGACTCAAAAATTGAGGACAATACTTTCATCCCATTTGTGCACGGGATGGGCCTCATATCCGACAACATCTATGAG GCAGTTGAAGCTTCTTGCAAAGGGGATTACAATTCTCACTCAAAGAATGAGGATGATCTATGCTCTAAGAACATGGATAGAGTTTATAGG GCTCTTGATGGACTTAACGTGTACAATATATTAGAGCCTTGCTACCATTACCCAGATTCTGCAGCAGCAAAAGGAAATGGAAGCTTATTGCCACTAAGTTTCCAGCAATTAGGGGTTACAGAGAGGCCTCTCCCAGTGAGAAAGAGGATGTTTGGTAGAGCTTGGCCTTTTAGAGCACCAGTCAAAGATGGTCTTCTAACACTGTGGCCTGAATTGGCTCAAACTCAAACCAGACATGTCCCATGTGTT GATGATGAAGTAGCAAGCTCATGGCTAAACAATGATGCAGTCAGAAAAGCCATTCATGCTGAGAGG GATAGTGTGGCTGGTCCATGGGAATTATGCACCTCAAGGATAAAGTATTATCACAATACTGGTGAGAGCATGATTCCTTACCACAAGAACCTAACTAAGTTGGGATACCGAGCACTTATCTACAG TGGTGACCATGATATGTGTGTACCATTTACCGGAAGTGAGGCTTGGACAAGATCTCTTGGATATAAGATTGTGGATGAATGGAGGCAATGGAGATCTAACAACCAAGTTGCTGG GTACTTACAAGCGTATGAGAACAACCTTATCTTCCTCACAGTAAAA GGAGCTGGTCATACAGTGCCAGAATATAAGCCTAGGGAGGCACTGGATTTTTACAGGCGTTGGTTGGAAGGAAGACCAATATAA
- the LOC130728356 gene encoding uncharacterized protein LOC130728356, whose protein sequence is MNLTAALSCSLAATSLSAAKLRRDKCTSSETRPSTTCMPFSLRLHQHHHSFLLRVANDADRTELPSDAATETSYSDVDKIVDGLDFGELCNDFECISSPLVESTARQLVRDILELREGNRALGTFAFSVRYKDPIRSFTGRDKYKRSLWATSALENPSVTVQEMVMLSTSVLSIKWTMKGKPKSFIARVGGDVILRITSKFTLNQISGQVIEHEEFWDLSASSASAQAFFWTSRALFATVESVKDLGDSAKNMSSNFESEKENLEIYPDPSGDPTKFFQRDDSFQQDVYQIALFLAILYFVVQFLRTTL, encoded by the exons ATGAATTTGACTGCCGCACTTTCTTGTTCTCTCGCCGCTACTTCTCTTTCCGCCGCCAAACTCCGCCGGGATAAATGCACCTCCTCTGAGACACGTCCCTCCACCACATGCATGCCCTTTTCCCTCCGTCttcaccaacaccaccactctTTTTTGTTGCGAG TTGCAAATGATGCTGATAGGACTGAACTGCCTTCTGATGCCGCAACTGAAACATCATATTCAGATGTTGATAAGATTGTTGATGGTTTGGACTTTGGTGAGCTGTGCAATGACTTTGAGTGCATCAGTAGTCCCTTGGTAGAATCCACTGCAAGGCAACTTGTTCGCGATATACTCGAGCTACGGGAAGGAAATAGAGCACTTGGAACCTTTGCTTTTTCTGTCAGATACAAG GATCCTATCAGGAGTTTTACCGGTCGTGATAAGTACAAAAGATCACTATGGGCAACCAGTGCACTAGAAAACCCATCTGTG ACTGTGCAGGAAATGGTGATGCTGTCAACCAGTGTGTTAAGCATCAAGTGGACAATGAAAGGGAAGCCTAAATCTTTTATTGCTAGGGTGGGAGGAGATGTGATACTACGAATCACTTCCAAATTTACTCTTAACCAAATCAGTGGACAAGTCATTGAGCATGAAGAGTTCTGGGACTTGTCAGCTTCATCGGCTAGTGCTCAGGCATTTTTCTGGACATCACGTGCTCTATTTGCCACTGTTGAATCTGTAAAAGACTTGGGTGATAGTGCTAAGAATATGAGTAGTAATTTTGAATCCGAGAAAGAGAACTTGGAGATTTATCCAGATCCTTCTGGCGATCCAACCAAG TTCTTCCAGAGGGACGACAGCTTTCAGCAAGATGTATACCAGATTGCACTGTTCCTGGCAATTCTTTATTTTGTGGTACAATTTCTGAGGACAACTTTGTAA